A window from Cyprinus carpio isolate SPL01 chromosome A11, ASM1834038v1, whole genome shotgun sequence encodes these proteins:
- the LOC109061575 gene encoding membrane transport protein XK-like: MRLPSSVLVSVSLFTAETTAALYLSSTYRSAGDQIWQCFTLLFTLVPSVLVQLTLIFIHRDLSRDRPLVLLLHILQLGPIIRCLDAFCIYGSAGKVEEPYVTITRKKQMPREGQTEEVEQEVGQAEGKLVTHRAAFARTSVIQAFLGSAPQLTLQLYICVLQKGVSIGRGTLMVISLLSIVYGALRCNILAIKIRYDDYEVSVHPLAYLCVFLWRGFEIATRVAVLVLFSSVLKVWVLPVVSANFVLFFLHPWVLFWSSRSPFPENIEKTLTRVGTTIVLCMLTFLYAGINVFCWSAVQLRLDDPDLIDKGQAWRRLTVYYSLRFAENTGLTLMWYIHRTEFYQWVDVPVLELSLFLGYATAVFFMLLFYQFCHPCRQLFSSSPAQGFWECCGSLCLLRGMLSQSGSMRTKPPGKDVGDDPPSVTKGDIGQSLCGTV, translated from the exons ATGAGACTACCCAGCTCTGTCCTTGTGTCGGTCTCTTTGTTTACGGCCGAGACGACGGCTGCTCTGTATCTGAGCAGCACTTATCGCTCCGCTGGTGATCAGATTTGGCAGTGTTTCACGCTCCTCTTCACGCTTGTGCCATCCGTGCTGGTGCAGCTCACACTGATCTTTATTCACAGAGACCTGAGCAGAGACAGACCTTTAGTGCTGCTGCTTCATATATTACAGCTAGGACCAATAATAAG GTGCCTGGATGCTTTCTGTATCTATGGTAGTGCCGGAAAGGTGGAGGAGCCGTATGTCACCATCACCCGTAAGAAGCAGATGCCCCGGGAAGGACAGACCGAGGAGGTGGAGCAGGAAGTGGGGCAGGCGGAGGGGAAGTTAGTCACCCACCGGGCTGCTTTCGCCAGGACCTCGGTCATACAGGCCTTCCTTGGTTCTGCACCCCAGCTCACGCTGCAGCTCTACATCTGTGTGCTGCAGAAAGGGGTGTCCATCGGTAGAG GTACACTGATGGTCATTTCCCTTCTCTCAATTGTATATGGAGCCCTACGCTGCAACATTCTCGCCATAAAGATACGTTATGATGATTATGAAGTCTCCGTGCATCCATTGGCAtacctgtgtgtgtttctgtggcgAGGGTTCGAGATTGCCACACGCGTGGCCGTTCTGGTCCTCTTCAGCTCCGTGTTGAAGGTATGGGTGCTTCCGGTGGTGTCGGCAAACTTCGTCCTGTTCTTTCTGCACCCGTGGGTTCTCTTCTGGAGCAGCCGCTCTCCATTCCCAGAGAACATTGAGAAGACATTGACCCGTGTCGGGACCACTATTGTCCTCTGCATGCTGACCTTCCTGTATGCCGGGATCAACGTGTTCTGCTGGTCTGCCGTTCAGCTCAGATTGGACGACCCGGATCTGATTGATAAGGGTCAGGCATGGAGGCGCCTCACTGTGTATTATTCCCTCCGTTTTGCCGAGAACACGGGGCTGACTTTGATGTGGTACATCCACCGGACTGAGTTCTACCAATGGGTGGATGTCCCCGTGTTAGAACTATCGCTGTTTTTGGGTTATGCCACAGCTGTGTTCTTTATGTTGCTCTTTTACCAGTTTTGCCACCCATGCAGGCAACTCTTCTCATCAAGTCCAGCCCAGGGCTTTTGGGAGTGCTGTGGATCCCTCTGCCTGCTCCGTGGGATGCTTTCCCAGTCTGGCTCCATGAGAACCAAGCCACCAGGGAAAGACGTTGGAGATGATCCACCCAGCGTTACCAAAGGGGACATCGGGCAGAGTTTGTGCGGCACAGTGTGA